Proteins encoded by one window of Microplitis mediator isolate UGA2020A chromosome 1, iyMicMedi2.1, whole genome shotgun sequence:
- the LOC130666134 gene encoding UDP-glucose 6-dehydrogenase-like, with amino-acid sequence MTIKKICGIGAGYVGGPTCSVIALKCPDIRVTVVDKSNEKIAQWNSEKLPIYEPGLDEVVKKCRGKNLFFSTDIEAAIQEADLIFISVNTPTKTFGNGKGRAADLKYVENTARMIAEVATDDKIVVEKSTVPVRAAESIMNILRANHKPGVSYQILSNPEFLAEGTAIDNLVNPDRVLIGGEDSPKGREAIEKLCNMYEHWIPRDKIFTTNTWSSELSKLAANAFLAQRISSINSLSAVCEATGADVSEVARAVGLDSRIGSKFLQASVGFGGSCFQKDLLNLVYICECLNLPEVAAYWQQVIDMNEYQKSRFSNKIIESLFNTVTDKHIAMLGFAFKKNTGDTRESPAITVAKNLLDEGAVLHIYDPKVEETQILDNLSAVDIDDVKSRVNIFDNAYSATKNTHAIVVCTEWDEFIELDFERIYAEMTKPAYIFDGRKILDHEKLQKIGFNVQTIGKRVSRIAVSRTWGSPTQM; translated from the exons ATgacaatcaaaaaaatttgtggcaTTGGTGCTGGGTATGTAGGTGGTCCAACATGTAGTGTAATAGCACTGAAGTGTCCGGATATCCGTGTGACGGTTGTTGATAAGAGTAATGAGAAGATAGCTCAGTGGAACTCGGAGAAACTGCCGATTTATGAGCCGGGTTTGGATGAAGTGGTCAAGAAATGCCGAGGAAAGAATTTATTCTTCTCTACGGACATTGAAGCTGCGATACAGGAGgctgatttaatatttatatctgtaaaTACACCGACCAAGACATTTGGGAATGGTAAAGGCCGTGCCGCTGATTTAAAGTACGTTGAAAACACAGCGAGAATGATTGCTGAGGTGGCAACTGATGATAAAATTGTCGTTGAAAAGAGCACGGTGCCTGTTAGAGCTGCTGAAAGTATCATGAATATTTTACGAGCTAATCATAAACCAGGGGTTTCTTATCAG aTACTTTCAAATCCCGAGTTTTTAGCTGAAGGAACAGCAATTGATAATTTAGTGAATCCAGATCGTGTTTTAATTGGAGGTGAAGATTCTCCGAAAGGACGCGAAGCGATTGAAAAGCTCTGTAATATGTACGAGCACTGGATTCCacgtgataaaatttttaccaccAACACGTGGAGCTCCGAACTGTCTAAGCTAGCGGCTAATGCATTTTTGGCTCAGCGAATATCCAGTATCAATTCGCTGTCGGCAGTATGTGAAGCTACTGGAGCCGATGTATCTGAAGTCGCAAGAGCCGTTGGTTTGGACTCGCGAATTGGTTCCAAATTCCTTCAAGCCTCAGTGGGTTTCGGTGGCTCTTGCTTCCAAAAAGATCTACTCAATCTCGTATACATATGCGAGTGTCTCAATTTACCAGAAGTCGCTGCTTATTGGCAACAAGTGATTGACATGAATGAGTACCAGAAGTCTAGATTCTCGAACAAGATCATTGAGAGTCTTTTCAATACTGTCACAGATAAACATATCGCGATGCTGGGAttcgcatttaaaaaaaatactggagACACTAGAGAAAGCCCTGCTATCACTGTGGCCAAGAATCTACTTGATGAAGGGGCCGTTCTTCATATTTACGATCCCaag GTAGAAGAAACTCAAATACTTGATAATTTATCAGCTGTAGACATCGATGACGTTAAAAGTCGCGttaatatttttgacaatGCGTACAGTGCTACCAAGAACACTCATGCCATTGTCGTATGTACAGAGTGGGATGAATTTATT GAACTGGATTTCGAACGCATCTACGCAGAAATGACCAAACCGGCGTACATATTCGATGGTCGTAAAATTCTAGAccatgaaaaattacaaaagatTGGTTTCAATGTCCAAACGATTGGTAAACGTGTGTCGCGAATCGCCGTTTCCAGGACTTGGGGCAGCCCCACACAGatgtaa